One part of the Sorangiineae bacterium MSr11954 genome encodes these proteins:
- the tsaA gene encoding tRNA (N6-threonylcarbamoyladenosine(37)-N6)-methyltransferase TrmO, producing MSTPEDAPRPRGPFPIEPIGWVRSPYQRRFGTPQQAAAAGSEAEAILELDGSRIPTSALTDLEGIERIWILSWLHRGGGWGPMVRTPRSPGAPRGLFATRSPDRPNPIGLSAVTLIRIEDRNLHIRGVDLIDGTPVLDVKPYVPYADAFPHSKAGWIDAIPYDAPQIARRPARVTAR from the coding sequence ATGTCGACCCCCGAAGATGCCCCGAGGCCGCGCGGCCCCTTTCCGATCGAACCCATTGGATGGGTGCGTTCGCCCTACCAACGGCGCTTTGGAACGCCGCAACAGGCGGCGGCCGCAGGCTCGGAGGCCGAGGCCATTCTCGAGCTCGACGGCTCGCGCATCCCCACCTCGGCGCTCACGGACCTGGAGGGCATCGAGCGCATCTGGATCCTGAGCTGGCTGCACCGCGGAGGGGGTTGGGGGCCCATGGTGCGAACGCCTCGGAGCCCGGGGGCGCCGCGGGGACTCTTCGCCACACGATCCCCCGATCGACCCAATCCGATCGGTCTCTCGGCGGTCACCTTGATTCGCATCGAGGATCGCAACCTGCATATCCGCGGAGTCGATCTCATCGACGGCACCCCCGTCCTCGACGTCAAGCCCTATGTCCCCTACGCCGACGCGTTTCCCCACTCCAAGGCGGGGTGGATCGACGCAATTCCCTACGACGCACCGCAGATCGCGCGGCGCCCCGCGAGGGTGACGGCGCGATGA
- a CDS encoding NAD(P)-binding domain-containing protein, giving the protein MSKNEKSNHEAARAATEGGQAPVTVLGLGLMGSALAAAFLNQGHPTTVWNRSAQKADALVARGARRADSAREAVAASQVIVLCVLDYEAARDIVEPLGDALAGRVLVNLTSGTPDQVRRMAAWADERGVGYLDGGILSTPSGIGRPETLLLYSGAQALFDAHRPLLAKLGGATLHVGADPGLAVLYDMSLLGIMYSTMIGFLHALAVTGRENVDPVVFASYATKWLTAVTGFLPDMARQVRDRDYTGHEATLDMQAAGIPHFIRSSEDRGVDPAPMKYVLTLMHRAIAKGHGGHDVASLIEVI; this is encoded by the coding sequence GTGAGCAAAAACGAAAAGAGCAACCACGAAGCAGCACGCGCGGCCACCGAGGGCGGGCAAGCCCCCGTCACCGTGCTTGGCTTGGGCCTCATGGGCTCGGCCTTGGCGGCTGCATTTTTGAATCAAGGTCACCCGACCACCGTGTGGAATCGCTCGGCCCAAAAGGCCGACGCCCTGGTCGCGCGAGGCGCCCGGCGCGCCGATAGCGCCCGCGAGGCGGTGGCCGCGAGCCAGGTCATCGTCCTCTGCGTGCTGGATTACGAGGCGGCGCGTGACATCGTGGAGCCGTTGGGCGACGCGCTCGCGGGCCGGGTTTTGGTGAACCTCACCTCCGGCACCCCCGATCAAGTCCGACGAATGGCCGCATGGGCCGATGAACGCGGCGTTGGCTACCTCGATGGCGGCATCCTGTCGACCCCGTCCGGCATCGGCCGGCCCGAGACCCTGCTGCTCTACAGCGGCGCGCAGGCGCTGTTCGATGCGCACCGGCCGCTCTTGGCGAAGCTGGGCGGCGCCACCCTTCACGTGGGCGCCGATCCCGGGCTCGCGGTGCTCTACGACATGTCGCTGCTCGGCATCATGTATTCGACCATGATTGGCTTTCTCCATGCGCTCGCCGTCACCGGGAGGGAAAACGTCGATCCCGTGGTCTTCGCATCGTACGCCACCAAGTGGCTCACGGCCGTGACCGGTTTCCTGCCCGACATGGCACGCCAGGTGCGCGATCGCGACTACACGGGCCATGAGGCCACCTTGGACATGCAAGCCGCGGGGATCCCGCATTTCATTCGCTCCAGCGAAGACCGCGGTGTCGATCCGGCGCCCATGAAGTACGTCCTGACCCTCATGCATCGCGCCATCGCCAAAGGTCATGGCGGGCACGATGTTGCGAGCTTGATCGAGGTGATCTGA
- a CDS encoding excinuclease ABC subunit UvrA, with protein MTDRQLIEVHGARENNLKNVSLNIPKRKITVFTGVSGSGKSSLVFDTIAAEAQRQLNETFTAFVQGFLPRYGQPDVDHIEHLNAPIIIDQKRVGGGSRSTVGTYTDIAALLRLLFSRVGQPYVGPAYAFSFNTPQGMCPECEGIGKTVQVDLSKLLDRSKSLNGGAILHPEFKVGKWMWKMYPLSGLFDNDKPIADYSKKELDALLHGAEDVKVSWGEFGSKYEGLVERFTRMYIKKDAAAMSERNRAVFEQFTTSQTCPSCKGARLNPSVLACTIRGRNIAQFSELEATELLAFLQGFTDPVAARVAAKFTERLRHLVDIGLGYLSLGRETATLSGGESQRIKMVRHLGNSLTEMLYILDEPSVGLHARDVARLNQLLRELRDKGNTVLVVEHDPDVIAVADHVVDIGPKAGTHGGEVVFEGTVDGLKRAGTLTGTFLSHSLPVKTKVRAPAGKLRIRNAALHNLKDVTVDIPTGVLTVVTGVAGSGKSTLINDVFLEQHPDAVVIDQSRVTANIRSTPSTYTGIMDDVRQAFAKANGVSASLFSFNSAGSCPNCNGLGVVYTDLAFMEGIASPCEVCEGKRFKDEVLAYSLRGKTISDVLNLTVEDALAFFTEKKIKAVLAAMNDVGLGYMRLGQPLSTMSGGEGQRLKLATELHKQGSVYVMDEPTTGLHLSDIGRLMAIIDRLVDAKNTVILIEHHLDVIRQADWIIDLGPEGGSGGGEVLFEGPPAELKACKRSITASFV; from the coding sequence ATGACGGATCGTCAGCTCATCGAAGTTCACGGTGCACGCGAGAACAATCTGAAGAACGTCTCGCTGAACATCCCCAAGCGAAAGATCACGGTGTTCACGGGGGTGTCGGGCTCCGGCAAATCCTCGCTGGTCTTCGACACCATCGCCGCCGAGGCCCAACGCCAATTGAACGAGACGTTCACGGCCTTCGTCCAGGGCTTCTTACCCCGCTACGGCCAGCCGGACGTCGATCACATCGAGCACTTGAACGCGCCGATCATCATCGATCAAAAGCGGGTCGGCGGCGGCTCGCGCTCCACCGTGGGCACCTATACGGATATCGCGGCCCTGTTGCGATTGCTCTTTTCGCGGGTGGGCCAGCCCTATGTCGGGCCGGCCTATGCCTTTTCGTTCAACACGCCGCAAGGCATGTGTCCGGAGTGCGAAGGTATCGGCAAGACCGTCCAAGTCGACTTGAGCAAGCTCCTCGATCGCAGCAAATCCCTGAATGGCGGCGCCATTTTGCATCCGGAGTTCAAGGTCGGTAAGTGGATGTGGAAGATGTACCCGCTATCGGGCCTCTTCGACAACGACAAGCCGATCGCGGACTATTCGAAGAAGGAGCTCGACGCCCTGCTTCATGGCGCCGAGGACGTCAAAGTGTCGTGGGGGGAGTTCGGCTCCAAGTACGAGGGCCTGGTCGAGCGCTTTACGCGCATGTACATCAAAAAGGACGCGGCCGCGATGTCCGAGCGCAATCGCGCCGTGTTCGAGCAGTTCACCACCTCGCAGACGTGCCCGAGCTGCAAAGGCGCGCGGCTGAATCCATCGGTCCTGGCGTGCACCATCCGCGGGCGCAACATCGCGCAATTTTCGGAGCTGGAGGCCACGGAGCTCCTGGCATTCCTGCAGGGCTTCACCGATCCGGTGGCCGCCCGGGTGGCCGCCAAGTTCACCGAGCGGCTCCGGCACCTGGTCGATATCGGCCTTGGTTATCTCAGCCTCGGACGGGAGACCGCCACCTTGTCGGGCGGCGAGTCGCAGCGGATCAAGATGGTTCGCCACCTCGGCAACAGCTTGACCGAGATGCTGTACATCCTCGACGAGCCCAGCGTGGGGCTGCACGCTCGCGACGTCGCCCGTTTGAACCAGCTCTTGAGAGAGCTTCGCGACAAGGGAAACACGGTGTTGGTGGTGGAGCACGATCCCGATGTGATCGCGGTGGCCGATCACGTGGTGGACATCGGCCCCAAGGCCGGCACCCACGGCGGGGAGGTGGTGTTCGAGGGCACCGTCGACGGGTTGAAACGGGCCGGCACATTGACGGGGACGTTCTTGAGCCATAGCCTGCCCGTCAAGACGAAGGTGCGCGCGCCGGCGGGGAAGCTCCGCATCCGAAACGCGGCTCTGCACAACCTCAAGGACGTGACGGTGGATATCCCCACTGGGGTGCTGACGGTGGTCACCGGGGTGGCCGGATCGGGCAAGAGCACCTTGATCAACGACGTCTTTCTCGAGCAGCACCCGGACGCGGTGGTCATCGACCAATCGCGGGTCACCGCCAACATCCGCTCCACGCCGAGCACGTACACCGGCATCATGGATGACGTGCGGCAGGCGTTCGCCAAGGCCAATGGGGTGAGCGCGTCGCTCTTCAGCTTCAACTCGGCGGGGAGCTGTCCAAATTGCAATGGATTGGGTGTGGTTTACACGGATTTGGCGTTCATGGAGGGCATCGCTTCGCCCTGCGAGGTGTGCGAGGGAAAGCGCTTCAAGGACGAGGTGCTGGCCTATTCGCTGCGCGGCAAGACCATCAGCGACGTCTTGAACCTGACGGTCGAGGACGCGCTGGCCTTCTTCACGGAGAAGAAGATCAAAGCGGTGCTGGCGGCCATGAACGACGTGGGGCTCGGCTACATGCGGCTCGGGCAGCCGCTCAGCACCATGTCGGGCGGGGAAGGGCAGCGCCTCAAGCTCGCCACGGAGCTTCACAAACAGGGCAGCGTTTACGTGATGGACGAGCCCACCACCGGGCTTCACCTCTCGGACATCGGGCGCTTGATGGCCATCATCGATCGTTTGGTGGACGCCAAGAACACGGTCATCCTGATCGAGCACCACCTGGACGTCATCCGGCAGGCGGATTGGATCATCGATCTCGGTCCGGAGGGGGGAAGCGGCGGCGGCGAGGTGTTGTTCGAAGGGCCGCCGGCGGAGTTGAAGGCGTGCAAACGGAGCATCACGGCGAGCTTCGTGTGA
- a CDS encoding DinB family protein, protein MSMIRPSDLEPILAGDARARRAFVLELSPLVRAHVTRALLRRRARARRHDVRQEVADMVQEVFAALFEDDAKSLRAWSPERGLSFSSFVGLLCERQVHAILRSGRRSPWRNEATEPAQLDAHMQPGPNLDRRIEQEDMARAVVLRTAGELSPRGQEFLRVLFLEGKAVDDATAQLQVSADVVYAWRTRIIKRARRIGAGLETNFVRAVRFREVAHKKGRAGKETAMIGLSPELEAQLRTLPALLREMAYSITSAQSRLSGPGPAPSDGFSLLEHAWHLADLEREAFAVRIARVLAEDTPELPDFDGDHEAKVRRYRERDLGTAIATFATVRTANLERLAKVAPDAWARTAIQAGVGPITLADLVCRMLDHDRAHAAELLELLVAIGASHARIPALEEMAHAAKPTPCAA, encoded by the coding sequence ATGAGCATGATCCGGCCGAGCGATCTCGAGCCCATTCTCGCAGGCGACGCGCGCGCGCGCCGCGCCTTCGTCCTGGAGTTGAGCCCCCTCGTTCGCGCGCACGTCACACGCGCGCTCCTGCGCCGCCGCGCGCGTGCCCGGCGCCATGACGTACGGCAGGAGGTGGCGGACATGGTGCAAGAGGTGTTCGCGGCGCTCTTCGAGGACGATGCCAAGAGCCTTCGCGCCTGGTCGCCCGAGCGCGGTCTCTCGTTTTCCAGCTTCGTGGGGCTGCTTTGCGAGCGCCAGGTGCACGCGATCCTGCGCAGCGGGCGACGAAGCCCGTGGAGAAACGAGGCCACCGAGCCGGCCCAGCTCGATGCGCACATGCAGCCAGGGCCAAACCTCGATCGGCGGATCGAGCAGGAGGACATGGCGCGCGCGGTGGTCCTGCGCACGGCGGGCGAGCTCTCGCCGCGGGGGCAGGAGTTCCTTCGCGTGCTTTTTCTCGAGGGGAAGGCGGTCGATGACGCGACCGCACAGCTGCAGGTATCGGCCGATGTCGTCTATGCGTGGCGGACGCGCATCATCAAGCGTGCTCGGCGCATCGGCGCGGGGCTCGAAACGAATTTCGTCCGCGCCGTCAGGTTTCGCGAGGTCGCGCACAAGAAAGGAAGAGCAGGAAAGGAAACCGCGATGATCGGACTCTCCCCGGAGCTCGAAGCCCAGCTTCGAACCTTGCCCGCGCTCTTGCGCGAGATGGCCTACAGCATCACCTCGGCACAATCGCGCTTATCAGGACCAGGACCAGCACCAAGCGACGGATTTTCCCTGCTGGAGCACGCGTGGCACCTGGCGGATCTGGAGCGCGAAGCCTTTGCCGTGCGCATTGCACGGGTGCTCGCGGAGGACACGCCCGAGCTGCCCGACTTCGACGGCGACCACGAGGCCAAGGTCCGCCGGTACCGCGAGCGCGATCTGGGCACCGCCATCGCCACCTTTGCCACCGTGCGCACGGCGAACCTCGAGCGCCTCGCCAAGGTGGCGCCCGACGCGTGGGCGCGCACGGCCATCCAAGCGGGGGTCGGTCCCATCACCCTCGCCGATTTGGTCTGCCGCATGCTCGATCACGATCGCGCGCACGCGGCCGAGCTTCTGGAGCTGCTCGTTGCCATCGGAGCATCGCACGCAAGGATCCCCGCCCTCGAGGAAATGGCGCACGCGGCCAAGCCGACCCCCTGCGCGGCCTAG
- a CDS encoding glutathione S-transferase domain-containing protein, with the protein MSAALEPRTPPTRPILFGRSSSHFSRVARMLAAELQVAYDFRVVPDLLSSNVDDYGGNPGLRMPTLQTHRGLLFGALNIGRELARQSSLRPRVVWPEDLHEPVLANAQELTVQSMATEVALILGKISGIDQSKHHAKMRTSLLGSMAWLEGHARDFLRALPSDRDFSFLEITLFCLITHLEFRDVLPLGPYPELSKFSRDFAERPSARETVYRFDA; encoded by the coding sequence ATGTCGGCCGCGCTCGAACCCCGTACGCCACCTACTCGACCGATTCTCTTTGGCCGTTCGAGCTCGCACTTTTCGCGGGTCGCGCGCATGCTCGCCGCGGAGCTGCAGGTCGCGTACGACTTTCGCGTGGTGCCGGATCTCCTATCGTCGAACGTCGACGACTACGGCGGCAACCCTGGGCTTCGGATGCCGACGCTCCAAACGCATCGAGGGCTCTTGTTTGGAGCCCTCAACATCGGCCGTGAGCTCGCGCGTCAATCGAGCCTGCGGCCGCGCGTCGTCTGGCCCGAAGATCTGCACGAGCCCGTGCTCGCCAATGCGCAAGAGCTCACCGTGCAGTCCATGGCGACCGAGGTCGCGCTCATCCTGGGCAAGATCTCGGGCATCGATCAGAGCAAGCACCACGCAAAAATGCGCACGAGCCTGTTGGGATCGATGGCCTGGCTGGAGGGCCATGCCCGCGATTTTTTGCGCGCGCTCCCCTCGGATCGCGATTTCAGCTTTCTCGAGATCACGCTCTTTTGCCTGATCACGCACCTGGAGTTTCGCGACGTTCTACCGCTTGGCCCCTATCCGGAGTTATCCAAGTTCAGCCGCGACTTTGCCGAGCGCCCCTCGGCGCGCGAGACCGTCTATCGTTTCGACGCGTAA
- a CDS encoding SRPBCC family protein, producing MMTNQAILQGNDDASANSVRKTVMVQAPQEIAFRVFTEKLGTWWPLGSHKIGKTKAVDAVIEPRQGGRWYERGDDGSTCTWGKVLAWEPHARLVLTWQVSADWQPDPNVLTEVEVHFIAEGADRTRVELEHRNFDAYGARQAELRAIFESENGWKGVLAQFAERARART from the coding sequence ATGATGACGAATCAAGCCATTCTCCAGGGGAACGACGACGCGAGCGCGAACAGCGTGCGAAAGACCGTCATGGTCCAAGCGCCGCAGGAGATCGCCTTCCGCGTGTTCACCGAAAAACTGGGGACATGGTGGCCGCTCGGCTCGCACAAAATCGGGAAAACCAAGGCGGTGGACGCCGTGATCGAGCCCCGCCAAGGCGGCCGCTGGTACGAGCGCGGAGACGATGGCAGCACATGCACCTGGGGCAAGGTGCTCGCTTGGGAGCCGCACGCGCGCCTGGTGCTGACGTGGCAAGTCAGCGCCGACTGGCAGCCCGATCCCAACGTGCTCACCGAGGTGGAAGTTCACTTCATCGCCGAAGGGGCGGATCGCACGAGGGTCGAGCTCGAGCATCGCAACTTCGACGCCTACGGCGCACGGCAAGCCGAGCTCCGAGCCATCTTCGAGAGCGAGAACGGATGGAAGGGCGTGCTCGCCCAATTTGCCGAGCGCGCACGCGCGCGCACATAG
- a CDS encoding metalloregulator ArsR/SmtB family transcription factor: MTYAERTLDALGDPTRRMIFQRLRGRARSVGEIAAGMDVSRPAVSQHLKVLKEAQLVVDRAEGTRRLYAVDTRGLEALRKWLDGFWDEALDAFKRAAEREAMDNQETKRRGRT, translated from the coding sequence ATGACTTACGCAGAGCGAACCCTCGACGCGCTGGGCGATCCGACCCGGCGCATGATCTTCCAACGGCTTCGCGGGCGAGCGCGCTCGGTCGGCGAAATTGCCGCGGGGATGGATGTGAGCCGCCCGGCGGTATCCCAGCATTTGAAGGTGCTGAAGGAAGCGCAGCTCGTGGTGGATCGCGCCGAGGGCACGCGGCGGCTCTACGCGGTGGATACGCGGGGGCTCGAGGCGCTGCGCAAATGGCTGGACGGGTTCTGGGACGAGGCGCTCGACGCGTTCAAACGCGCGGCCGAGCGTGAAGCCATGGATAACCAAGAAACCAAACGACGAGGTCGAACATGA
- a CDS encoding LysE family translocator — translation MESQLAFFQTIARPLVALMFASAALMGSPGPSTVSLTAVGASFGVRRSLPYAGGLIAGTTAVLLMVAIGVVAVVTSIPYAPRVLGGLSAAYIFYLAYSIAKAPPLEAQTARTSAPSLAGGFLLAVANPKAYLAIAAVFAGTTVAPGHPALDAIVKMAFLTGMIVLIHMGWLLLGASLSRWLRHPVSSRIINLSLAAVLVGTTVLALTRSFRKL, via the coding sequence ATGGAAAGCCAGCTCGCTTTTTTTCAAACGATCGCGCGTCCGCTCGTGGCGCTGATGTTCGCGTCCGCGGCCCTCATGGGGAGCCCGGGGCCCTCCACCGTCAGCCTCACCGCCGTGGGCGCGTCCTTTGGCGTGCGGCGATCGCTCCCCTATGCGGGCGGGCTCATCGCCGGCACCACGGCGGTGCTGCTCATGGTGGCGATTGGCGTGGTGGCGGTGGTGACCTCGATCCCCTACGCGCCGCGCGTGCTCGGCGGCCTCTCCGCCGCATACATCTTTTATTTGGCATACAGCATCGCCAAGGCGCCGCCGCTCGAAGCGCAGACTGCGCGCACGAGCGCACCCAGCTTGGCTGGCGGTTTTTTATTGGCCGTGGCCAACCCCAAAGCGTATTTGGCCATCGCCGCCGTGTTCGCGGGCACCACCGTGGCGCCGGGGCATCCCGCGCTCGACGCGATCGTCAAAATGGCGTTTCTGACCGGGATGATCGTGCTCATTCACATGGGCTGGCTGCTCTTGGGGGCTTCGCTGTCGCGGTGGCTACGGCATCCGGTGAGCTCGCGCATCATCAATCTGTCGCTGGCGGCGGTCCTGGTGGGGACCACTGTCTTGGCCTTGACACGAAGTTTCCGTAAGTTATAA
- a CDS encoding AraC family transcriptional regulator, translated as MRIEGDAEGIERAEAYFPGQGFSPHRHDTYAIGITRKGVQTFRYRGVQWHCVPGQCHILYPDETHDGNPATDEGFGYTILHIEPRLVQEALEGKPLPRVRSPVVDARALPESFSSEIWDLDTELDDVSRTEMAVAVAHGLMAASSPAALCLTSRRAPLDFVALSRVREAIAACPAERHAMRELERIAGLDRWTIARQFRALFGTSPSRFRTLRRLDRVRRLLEGGLSLADASIEAGFADQSHMSRCFKSAYGLTPARWVAARELQ; from the coding sequence ATGCGCATCGAGGGCGACGCGGAGGGGATCGAGCGCGCGGAGGCCTACTTTCCAGGCCAAGGGTTCTCACCACACCGCCACGACACCTACGCGATTGGCATCACCCGAAAGGGCGTGCAGACCTTCCGCTACCGCGGCGTGCAATGGCATTGCGTGCCCGGCCAGTGCCACATCCTCTATCCCGATGAAACGCACGATGGCAATCCGGCCACCGACGAGGGCTTCGGATACACCATCCTCCACATCGAGCCGCGCCTCGTCCAAGAGGCGCTCGAGGGAAAGCCGCTTCCTCGGGTTCGAAGCCCCGTGGTGGACGCGCGCGCCCTCCCCGAATCGTTCTCGTCCGAAATATGGGATCTCGACACGGAGCTCGACGATGTATCGCGCACCGAAATGGCCGTCGCCGTGGCCCATGGTTTGATGGCGGCATCGTCCCCTGCCGCCCTCTGCCTCACCTCACGGCGCGCGCCGCTCGATTTCGTCGCGCTGTCGCGCGTTCGCGAGGCCATCGCCGCGTGCCCGGCGGAGCGTCATGCGATGCGCGAGCTCGAACGGATCGCGGGGCTCGATCGTTGGACGATCGCCCGCCAATTCCGCGCGCTGTTCGGGACGAGCCCGAGTCGGTTTCGCACCTTGCGAAGGCTCGATCGGGTGCGTCGGCTCCTCGAGGGTGGCCTATCGCTCGCGGACGCCTCCATCGAGGCCGGCTTCGCCGATCAGAGTCATATGTCGCGGTGCTTCAAGAGCGCCTACGGCCTGACGCCGGCGCGGTGGGTCGCGGCGCGAGAGCTCCAGTGA
- a CDS encoding MxcI → MVRSFLRASVLSSLALLGACSSNSGAGDPVSTEPDGTKPLYAFLSLVSTTKSSHSYVNFYDSPDITAVNFNGAREFPGSSGIDAVGGKLFVSSGEAPLIMRFGITEDKKWKDEGNVNFANYGSSAGLWGNGFGSAKGYMTFNNVDRVVWDPATLTIHGRTTASADLVRDRNGLLVRASYDRALIAQGDRLYWPYYWSDGDYYHFDGGSQIAVYDTGTDQIRRLIDAPCPGLDYASKDDEGNLYFSNWVFATAAPVFAAGAPKTCVVKVKAGTDTVDPSFTFNFADVTQGRQAAAFQVIGRGQAFFAVLHDEKIDKASAPDPKSAIYGNVWRFWSFNLVTKEAKPIEGIDTFAGGYRATVVNGRTFLLLPRSDYASSVTYELLPDGTAKRLFESLGWAYQFIRVR, encoded by the coding sequence ATGGTCCGTTCTTTTCTTCGCGCATCCGTCCTGTCATCCCTTGCGTTGCTTGGCGCATGCAGCAGCAACAGCGGCGCGGGCGATCCCGTATCCACGGAGCCCGATGGAACCAAGCCGCTCTATGCGTTCCTGAGCCTGGTTTCCACGACAAAGAGCAGCCACTCCTATGTCAACTTCTACGATTCACCGGACATCACGGCGGTGAATTTCAACGGCGCGCGCGAGTTTCCGGGGTCGAGCGGCATCGACGCCGTCGGCGGCAAGCTCTTCGTCTCCAGCGGCGAGGCGCCGTTGATCATGCGATTCGGTATCACCGAGGACAAAAAGTGGAAGGACGAGGGGAACGTCAACTTCGCCAACTACGGCTCCAGCGCGGGGCTGTGGGGCAATGGGTTCGGCAGCGCGAAGGGCTACATGACCTTCAACAACGTCGACCGCGTGGTGTGGGATCCGGCCACGTTGACCATCCACGGCCGGACCACGGCCAGCGCGGACTTGGTGCGCGATCGCAACGGTCTGTTGGTGCGCGCGTCCTACGACCGCGCGTTGATCGCCCAGGGCGACCGCCTCTACTGGCCCTACTATTGGTCCGACGGTGACTACTACCACTTCGACGGCGGCTCGCAGATTGCCGTTTACGACACCGGCACCGACCAGATCCGCCGCTTGATCGACGCCCCCTGCCCCGGGCTCGACTATGCGAGCAAGGACGACGAGGGGAATCTTTATTTCAGCAATTGGGTCTTTGCCACGGCCGCCCCCGTGTTCGCGGCGGGCGCGCCCAAGACGTGCGTGGTCAAGGTCAAGGCCGGGACGGACACCGTCGATCCCAGCTTTACATTCAACTTTGCCGATGTGACGCAAGGACGCCAGGCCGCGGCCTTTCAGGTCATTGGCCGCGGGCAGGCCTTCTTTGCCGTGCTCCACGACGAGAAGATCGACAAGGCGTCTGCCCCCGATCCGAAGTCGGCCATTTATGGCAATGTTTGGCGCTTCTGGTCCTTCAACCTCGTGACCAAGGAGGCCAAGCCCATCGAGGGCATCGACACCTTCGCCGGTGGGTACCGCGCCACCGTCGTCAACGGACGCACCTTTCTTCTGCTTCCGCGCTCCGACTATGCGTCCAGCGTGACGTACGAGCTCCTGCCCGATGGCACCGCCAAGCGGCTCTTCGAGTCGTTGGGCTGGGCGTATCAGTTCATTCGCGTGCGCTGA